The proteins below are encoded in one region of Mus caroli chromosome 10, CAROLI_EIJ_v1.1, whole genome shotgun sequence:
- the LOC110302841 gene encoding 60S ribosomal protein L21, which produces MTNTKGKRRGTRYMFSRPFRKHGVVPLATYMRIYKKGDIVDIKGMGTVQKGMPHKCYHGKTGRVYNVTQHAVGIIVNKQVKGKILAKRINVRIEHIKHSKSRDSFLKRVKENDQKKKEAKXKGXWVQLKRQXAPPREAHFVRTXGKEPELLEPIPYEFMA; this is translated from the coding sequence atgacgaacacaaagggaaagaggagaggcacccggtatatgttctctaggccttttaggaaacatggcgttgttcctttggccacatacatgcgaatctacaagaagggtgatattgtagacatcaagggaatgggcactgttcaaaaaggaatgccccatAAGTGCTACCACGGCAAAACcggaagagtctacaatgtcacccagcatGCCGTGGGCATCATTGTCAACAAGCAGGTTAAGGGCAAAATTCTAgccaagaggatcaatgtgcGGATTGAGCACATCAAGCACTCAAAGAGCAGGGACAGCTTCCTGAAGCGGGTNAAGGAGAAcgaccagaagaaaaaggaagccaaagaNAAGGGCANCTGGGTGCAGCTGAAGCGCCAGNCTGCNccacccagagaagcacactttgtgaggactaaNggaaaagagcctgagctgttggagcccattccatacgaattcatggcctaa